A region of Micromonospora sp. WMMD882 DNA encodes the following proteins:
- a CDS encoding Fur family transcriptional regulator: MSETGTAVRNTRQRTAVSALLAEVEGFHSAQDLHAMLRDRGERVGLTTVYRTLQGLADAGEIDVMRPPGGEHLYRRCSEGHHHHLVCRSCGRTVEVAGPAVETWADRVAAQHGFSDVSHTLEIFGTCPSCADH, from the coding sequence GTGAGCGAGACCGGCACGGCCGTCCGCAACACCCGGCAGCGTACGGCGGTGAGCGCCCTGCTGGCCGAGGTGGAGGGCTTCCACAGCGCCCAGGACCTGCACGCCATGCTCCGGGACCGGGGCGAGCGGGTCGGCCTGACCACCGTCTACCGGACCCTCCAGGGGCTGGCCGACGCGGGCGAGATCGACGTGATGCGCCCGCCGGGCGGCGAGCACCTGTACCGGCGGTGCAGCGAGGGGCACCACCACCACCTGGTCTGCCGCTCCTGCGGCCGTACGGTCGAGGTGGCCGGGCCGGCGGTGGAGACCTGGGCCGACCGGGTGGCCGCCCAGCACGGGTTCTCCGACGTCAGCCACACCCTGGAGATCTTCGGCACCTGCCCGTCCTGCGCCGACCACTGA
- a CDS encoding metalloregulator ArsR/SmtB family transcription factor has protein sequence MTSGNGYDVYEGAGDLLRALSAPIRLAIVSELAQGERCVHELVEKLGAPQPLVSQHLRVLRGAGVVRGSRRGREIAYALVDEHVAHIVADAVSHAGEGT, from the coding sequence GTGACCAGCGGCAACGGCTACGACGTGTACGAGGGCGCGGGCGATCTGCTGCGCGCCCTGTCCGCGCCGATCCGGCTGGCCATCGTCAGCGAGCTCGCCCAGGGTGAACGCTGTGTCCACGAGCTGGTGGAGAAGCTCGGCGCGCCGCAGCCACTGGTCTCCCAGCACCTGCGGGTGCTGCGGGGCGCCGGTGTGGTGCGGGGCTCCCGGCGGGGCCGGGAGATCGCCTACGCCCTGGTCGACGAGCACGTCGCGCACATCGTGGCGGACGCGGTCAGCCACGCCGGGGAGGGAACATGA
- a CDS encoding metal ABC transporter permease: MSLFQYDFMLRALVGALIIGLAAPALGIYLVQRRLALIGDGIGHVALTGVGAGLLFQTSPVLTAVVAAGLGAVVIELVRERGRTSGDLALALLFYGGIAGGVMLVGLSDASNANLNAYLFGALTTTSRADLVTIAVLGGAILVTMLVLRPALFAVCHDEEYARVSGLPVRTLNLLLAVTTAVTVTIAMRAVGVLLISALMVVPVATAQQVTRGFRSTMAAAMAIGLLAAGAGVWVAAVADTAPGASVVVFAIASFLIVAVAAAGWRAVRRRHAAHPPAQPEPHEVVLR, from the coding sequence GTGAGCCTCTTCCAGTACGACTTCATGCTGCGCGCCCTGGTCGGCGCGCTGATCATCGGTCTGGCCGCGCCGGCGCTCGGCATCTACCTGGTGCAGCGCCGGCTGGCGCTGATCGGCGACGGGATCGGGCACGTGGCGCTGACCGGCGTCGGTGCCGGCCTGCTGTTCCAGACCTCGCCGGTGCTCACCGCGGTGGTCGCCGCCGGGCTCGGCGCGGTGGTCATCGAGCTGGTCCGGGAGCGTGGTCGCACCTCCGGTGACCTGGCCCTGGCGCTGCTCTTCTACGGCGGGATCGCCGGCGGCGTGATGCTGGTGGGGCTCTCCGACGCCAGCAACGCCAACCTCAACGCGTACCTGTTCGGGGCGCTGACCACCACCTCCCGTGCCGATCTGGTCACCATCGCGGTGCTGGGCGGCGCGATCCTGGTCACCATGCTCGTGCTCCGCCCGGCGCTGTTCGCCGTCTGCCACGACGAGGAGTACGCCCGGGTCTCCGGCCTGCCGGTCCGTACGCTGAACCTGCTGCTGGCGGTGACCACGGCGGTGACCGTCACCATCGCCATGCGGGCGGTCGGGGTCCTGCTGATCAGCGCGCTGATGGTGGTGCCGGTGGCCACCGCGCAGCAGGTCACCAGGGGGTTCCGCAGCACGATGGCGGCGGCGATGGCGATCGGTCTGCTCGCCGCCGGGGCCGGGGTGTGGGTCGCGGCGGTCGCCGACACCGCCCCGGGGGCGTCCGTGGTGGTGTTCGCGATAGCCTCCTTCCTGATCGTGGCGGTCGCCGCCGCGGGGTGGCGGGCCGTGCGCCGCCGGCACGCCGCGCACCCCCCGGCCCAACCCGAGCCGCACGAGGTGGTGCTGCGCTGA
- a CDS encoding ABC transporter ATP-binding protein, which yields MSAPVISIAHGVAGYDGRPVLRDVSLDVVAGEVVAVLGANGSGKSTLIRATLGLVPLRSGQVTLFGVPQRRFRQWHRIGYVPQRLGAGSGVPATVAEVVASGRLARRGVLRPAGRADRASVAEALAAVGLTDRARDPVATLSGGQQQRTLIARALAGRPELLVLDEPTAGVDAASQEAFAGALGGFVSGGGTVLLVAHELGPLRPLVTRAVVVHHGGIAHDGVVPEPAGHHADPDHDHVHPHGPEEPAGLWSAR from the coding sequence GTGAGCGCGCCCGTCATCAGCATCGCGCACGGGGTGGCCGGTTACGACGGCCGTCCCGTGCTGCGTGACGTCTCACTGGACGTCGTCGCCGGCGAGGTCGTCGCCGTGCTCGGGGCCAACGGCTCCGGCAAGTCCACCCTGATCCGCGCGACGCTCGGCCTGGTGCCGCTGCGCTCCGGCCAGGTCACCCTCTTCGGCGTCCCGCAGCGCCGGTTCCGGCAGTGGCACCGCATCGGGTACGTCCCGCAGCGGCTCGGCGCGGGCAGTGGCGTGCCGGCCACCGTGGCCGAGGTGGTCGCGTCCGGGCGGCTGGCCCGGCGGGGCGTGCTGCGCCCGGCCGGTCGCGCCGACCGGGCCTCGGTGGCCGAGGCGCTGGCGGCGGTCGGGCTGACCGACCGGGCCCGCGACCCGGTCGCCACCCTCTCCGGCGGGCAGCAGCAGCGCACCCTGATCGCCCGGGCGCTGGCCGGGCGACCCGAGCTGCTGGTGCTCGACGAGCCCACCGCCGGGGTGGACGCGGCCAGCCAGGAGGCGTTCGCCGGGGCGCTGGGCGGGTTCGTCAGCGGCGGCGGCACGGTGCTGCTGGTCGCCCACGAGCTGGGGCCGCTGCGCCCGCTGGTCACCCGCGCGGTGGTCGTCCACCACGGCGGGATCGCGCACGACGGCGTGGTGCCCGAGCCCGCCGGCCACCACGCCGACCCCGACCACGACCACGTGCACCCGCACGGCCCCGAGGAGCCCGCCGGGCTGTGGAGCGCCAGGTGA
- a CDS encoding metal ABC transporter substrate-binding protein: MNNSSAPRLLAATATALLALGGVTACSSDDVAGADPQRVDVVAAFYPLQFVAERVGGDAVAVTNLAKPGAEPHDLELNPGQVGQVSEAELIVYLKGFQPAVDEAVAQNGGDRTFDVATVQPLLDAAAGGHDHGHEGEEGHEGEEEHADEEQHAEEEGGGKDPHVWLDPTRLATIADRLAERLGAADPDHAADYTARAGTLRAELEKLDTEYAAGLKTCQRREIVVSHTAFGYLSERYQLDQIGISGLAPENEPSPQRLAEVAEEAREHRATTIFFETLVSPKVAETIAREVGAKTAVLDPIEGLSAENAGGDYFSVMRSNLESLRTALSCS, translated from the coding sequence ATGAACAACAGCTCCGCTCCGCGTCTCCTGGCCGCCACCGCCACCGCCCTGCTCGCGCTGGGCGGCGTCACCGCCTGCTCGTCCGACGACGTGGCCGGCGCCGACCCGCAGCGGGTCGACGTGGTGGCCGCCTTCTACCCGTTGCAGTTCGTCGCCGAGCGGGTCGGCGGGGACGCCGTCGCGGTGACCAACCTGGCGAAGCCCGGCGCGGAGCCGCACGACCTGGAGCTGAACCCGGGGCAGGTCGGCCAGGTCAGCGAAGCCGAGCTGATCGTCTACCTGAAGGGTTTCCAGCCGGCGGTGGACGAGGCGGTCGCGCAGAACGGCGGCGACCGGACGTTCGACGTGGCGACCGTGCAGCCGCTGCTCGACGCCGCGGCCGGCGGACACGACCACGGACACGAGGGCGAGGAAGGGCACGAGGGCGAGGAGGAGCACGCGGACGAGGAGCAGCACGCCGAGGAGGAGGGCGGCGGCAAGGACCCGCACGTCTGGCTCGACCCGACCCGGCTGGCCACCATCGCCGACCGGCTCGCCGAACGGCTCGGCGCGGCCGACCCGGACCACGCGGCCGACTACACCGCGCGGGCCGGGACGCTGCGCGCCGAGCTGGAGAAACTCGACACCGAGTACGCCGCCGGCCTGAAGACCTGCCAGCGTCGGGAGATCGTGGTCAGCCACACCGCGTTCGGCTACCTGAGCGAGCGTTACCAGCTCGACCAGATCGGCATCTCCGGACTGGCCCCGGAGAACGAGCCGTCCCCGCAGCGGCTCGCCGAGGTCGCCGAGGAGGCCCGGGAGCACCGGGCCACCACGATCTTCTTCGAGACGCTGGTCAGTCCCAAGGTCGCCGAGACCATCGCCCGGGAGGTCGGCGCGAAGACCGCGGTGCTCGACCCGATCGAGGGCCTGTCGGCGGAGAACGCGGGAGGGGACTATTTTTCGGTGATGCGCAGCAACCTGGAAAGCCTACGGACGGCGTTGAGCTGTTCGTGA
- a CDS encoding DUF6703 family protein codes for MQRTQRPLAVRLARVNPTTVFLATLGLVLVGLLVPGVVGGALLLALAVGLVALLRLTWPVQTPATRVIRLLMLTLLVTVALVKLL; via the coding sequence ATGCAGCGTACGCAGCGTCCTCTGGCGGTCCGGCTGGCCCGGGTGAACCCGACCACCGTGTTTCTGGCCACGCTGGGGCTGGTGCTGGTGGGTCTGCTCGTCCCGGGCGTGGTCGGCGGGGCGCTGTTGTTGGCGCTCGCCGTCGGCCTGGTGGCGTTGCTGCGGCTGACCTGGCCGGTGCAGACGCCGGCGACCCGGGTGATCCGGCTGCTCATGCTCACCCTGCTGGTCACCGTGGCCCTGGTGAAGCTGCTCTGA
- a CDS encoding antibiotic biosynthesis monooxygenase family protein — MLVTNRFVVDGDVATTFVERAHAALAALAARPGYRRGELVRALDDPRHWCLVTEWESVGAYRRALGGFDVKVAAVPLLAESLDEPSAYETLASAAPGGEVTVSDSDRAAAPYR; from the coding sequence GTGCTCGTCACCAACCGGTTCGTGGTCGACGGGGACGTCGCCACCACCTTCGTCGAACGGGCGCACGCCGCCCTCGCCGCGCTCGCCGCCCGCCCCGGCTACCGGCGCGGGGAACTCGTCCGGGCGCTCGACGACCCGCGCCACTGGTGCCTGGTGACCGAATGGGAGTCGGTGGGGGCGTACCGGCGGGCGCTGGGCGGCTTCGACGTCAAGGTCGCCGCCGTGCCGTTGCTCGCCGAGTCGCTGGACGAGCCGTCGGCGTACGAGACGCTGGCCAGCGCCGCGCCCGGCGGCGAGGTGACGGTCTCCGACAGTGATCGGGCCGCTGCCCCGTACCGGTGA
- a CDS encoding glycine--tRNA ligase, whose amino-acid sequence MPADRIDAVVSLAKRRGFVFPSSEIYGGTRSAWDYGPLGVELKENVRRQWWKTMVQQRDDVVGLDSAVILARDVWAASGHLDAFVDPLTECQSCHKRFRSDHLEEAYEAKHGRPPASLTELNCPNCGNKGTFTEPRMFNGLMKTYLGPVESEEGLHYLRPETAQGIFVNYNNVATSARKKPPFGIAQTGKSFRNEITPGNFIFRTREFEQMEMEFFVEPGTDETWHEYWLAERWNWYRDLGIAEENMRFYEHPREKLSHYSKRTVDIEYRFRFGGTEFSELEGVANRTDFDLTTHAKHSGVDLSYFDQDKGERWVPYVIEPAAGLTRAVLAFLLEAYDEDEAPNTKGGVDKRTVLRFDPRLAPVKVAVLPLSRNEALSPKAKGLAADLRRRWVVEFDDSQAIGRRYRRQDEIGTPFCVTVDFDTLTDDAVTVRDRDTMTQERVALDQVERYLIERLPGC is encoded by the coding sequence ATGCCCGCCGACCGTATCGACGCCGTCGTCAGCCTCGCCAAGCGCCGGGGCTTCGTCTTTCCCTCCAGCGAGATCTACGGGGGCACCCGGTCGGCGTGGGACTACGGCCCGCTCGGCGTGGAGCTGAAGGAGAACGTCCGCCGGCAGTGGTGGAAGACGATGGTCCAGCAGCGTGACGACGTGGTCGGTCTCGACTCGGCGGTGATCCTGGCCCGTGACGTGTGGGCGGCCTCCGGCCACCTGGACGCCTTCGTCGACCCGCTGACCGAGTGCCAGTCCTGCCACAAGCGGTTCCGCTCCGACCACCTCGAAGAGGCGTACGAGGCGAAGCACGGCAGGCCGCCCGCCTCGCTGACCGAGCTGAACTGCCCCAACTGCGGCAACAAGGGCACCTTCACCGAGCCGCGGATGTTCAACGGCCTGATGAAGACCTACCTCGGCCCGGTGGAGAGCGAGGAGGGCCTGCACTACCTGCGCCCGGAGACCGCCCAGGGCATCTTCGTCAACTACAACAACGTGGCGACCTCGGCCCGCAAGAAGCCGCCGTTCGGCATCGCGCAGACCGGCAAGTCGTTCCGCAACGAGATCACCCCGGGCAACTTCATCTTCCGTACCCGGGAGTTCGAGCAGATGGAGATGGAGTTCTTCGTCGAGCCGGGCACCGACGAGACCTGGCACGAGTACTGGCTCGCCGAGCGCTGGAACTGGTACCGCGACCTCGGCATCGCCGAGGAGAACATGCGCTTCTACGAGCACCCGAGGGAGAAGCTCTCGCACTACTCGAAGCGGACCGTGGACATCGAGTACCGGTTCCGTTTCGGCGGCACGGAGTTCTCCGAGCTGGAGGGCGTGGCGAACCGTACCGACTTCGACCTCACCACGCACGCGAAGCACTCCGGCGTCGACCTGTCCTACTTCGACCAGGACAAGGGCGAGCGCTGGGTGCCGTACGTGATCGAGCCGGCCGCCGGCCTGACCCGCGCGGTGCTCGCCTTCCTGCTGGAGGCGTACGACGAGGACGAGGCGCCGAACACCAAGGGCGGCGTGGACAAGCGCACCGTGCTGCGGTTCGACCCCCGGCTGGCCCCGGTGAAGGTGGCCGTGTTGCCGCTGTCCCGCAACGAGGCGCTCTCCCCGAAGGCCAAGGGGCTCGCCGCCGACCTGCGCAGGCGCTGGGTGGTCGAGTTCGACGACTCGCAGGCGATCGGCCGCCGCTACCGCCGGCAGGACGAGATCGGCACCCCGTTCTGCGTCACCGTCGACTTCGACACCCTGACCGACGACGCGGTGACCGTCCGGGACCGGGACACCATGACCCAGGAGCGGGTCGCCCTCGACCAGGTCGAGCGGTACCTCATCGAGCGTCTTCCCGGCTGCTGA